From a single Mus musculus strain C57BL/6J chromosome 12, GRCm38.p6 C57BL/6J genomic region:
- the Fam110c gene encoding protein FAM110C, whose product MRALPTLDSLARMRPPLGDPRAAEDTLTPRPANKSAVERLAADRAKYVRSTLGSSRGPVSEHRVPEAPGVQHRNPIPSALAPAPVARRAIARKPLRPDSLVIYRQKCEFVRGSDADCSRVGLMKKFFQGSGKDKMAVAPETTRVADEDKTTKETEATWTKSSQAAAARPASMLPPPTPVVAVKSPAEKTRVANEDKTTKETEATWTKSSQAAAARPASMLPPPTPVVAVKSPAEKTRVANEDKTTKETEATWTKSSQAAATRPASMLPPPTPVVAVKSPALPFEVAPRVPVGCSGVQLRVSRSKGLQRSQSDLSSRYSIAKAESDTFFKYCGLDPDVVEALGRENFSAGSDCVTLKVRSVSMAASDSSFSRHSEDGLQEEELLEQVPSTTSVVERNARIIKWLFTCKKAKETPSQKLQGPA is encoded by the coding sequence ATGCGCGCCCTGCCGACCCTGGACTCGCTTGCTAGAATGCGGCCACCTCTCGGGGACCCCAGGGCAGCGGAGGACACTCTCACCCCGCGGCCAGCGAACAAGAGCGCTGTGGAGAGACTGGCAGCGGACCGCGCCAAGTATGTTCGCAGCACGCTGGGATCTAGCCGGGGTCCTGTatctgaacacagggtccctgagGCCCCAGGGGTGCAGCACCGCAACCCGATCCCTTCGGCTCTTGCCCCAGCTCCTGTAGCACGCAGGGCTATCGCTCGAAAGCCTCTGAGACCTGATTCGTTGGTCATCTATCGGCAGAAATGTGAATTCGTACGAGGGTCAGATGCAGACTGTTCCAGAGTGGGACTGATGAAGAAGTTTTTCCAGGGGTCTGGCAAGGACAAAATGGCAGTGGCCCCTGAGACGACCAGGGTGGCGGATGAGGATAAGACGACGAAGGAAACAGAGGCCACTTGGACTAAGTCGAGCCAGGCAGCAGCCGCCAGACCAGCCTCTATGTTACCACCTCCAACCCCTGTTGTAGCCGTGAAGTCCCCAGCTGAGAAGACCAGGGTGGCGAATGAAGATAAGACGACGAAGGAAACAGAGGCCACTTGGACTAAGTCGAGCCAGGCAGCAGCCGCCAGACCAGCCTCTATGTTACCACCTCCAACCCCTGTTGTAGCCGTGAAGTCCCCAGCTGAGAAGACCAGGGTGGCGAATGAAGATAAGACGACGAAGGAAACAGAGGCCACTTGGACTAAGTCGAGCCAGGCAGCAGCCACCAGACCAGCCTCTATGTTACCACCTCCAACCCCTGTAGTAGCTGTGAAGTCCCCAGCCTTGCCTTTTGAAGTGGCTCCCAGGGTTCCTGTCGGATGCTCCGGTGTGCAGCTGCGGGTGTCGCGTAGCAAAGGATTGCAGCGCTCTCAGTCAGATCTCAGCTCCCGCTACTCGATAGCCAAGGCTGAGTCCGACACCTTCTTCAAGTATTGTGGCCTGGACCCTGACGTAGTGGAGGCTCTCGGGAGGGAGAACTTTTCTGCTGGATCCGACTGTGTTACACTCAAAGTGCGTAGCGTGAGCATGGCTGCTTCTGATAGTAGCTTTTCCAGGCACAGCGAGGACGGGTTGCAAGAAGAGGAACTCCTGGAGCAGGTGCCTAGCACCACCTCGGTAGTAGAAAGGAACGCCCGTATCATAAAGTGGCTGTTTACCTGCAAGAAGGCCAAAGAAACCCCCAGCCAGAAATTACAGGGACCTGCCTGA